A window from Klebsiella sp. RHBSTW-00484 encodes these proteins:
- a CDS encoding nucleotide-binding protein: MAKSIYLIGGSKGGVGKSLVTMATVDYLQERGESVLLIESDTSNPDVWKAYKESTETELINLDEADGWIQLVNLCDSKPDSVVVINTAARNNKGVSAYGETLNSTLEELKRKLLTLWVINRQRDSLELLKEYMDAIPNADVHVVRNGHFGEENKFELYNGSKLRTAVEERGGKSVTFPDMADRVSDDIYSKRMSIAVALKELPIGNRAELTRWRNEAKKVLEAVVHE, translated from the coding sequence ATGGCGAAAAGCATTTACCTGATCGGTGGCAGCAAGGGCGGCGTTGGCAAGTCGCTTGTCACGATGGCAACGGTTGATTACCTGCAAGAGCGCGGCGAAAGCGTCTTGCTGATTGAGTCTGACACCTCTAACCCGGACGTATGGAAAGCCTATAAAGAAAGCACGGAAACGGAGCTTATCAATCTGGATGAGGCGGACGGATGGATTCAGCTAGTGAACTTGTGCGATAGCAAGCCGGATAGCGTCGTGGTAATCAACACGGCAGCACGGAATAACAAGGGCGTGAGCGCCTACGGTGAAACACTGAATAGCACGCTTGAAGAACTCAAGCGGAAGCTGCTCACGCTGTGGGTGATTAACCGCCAACGGGATAGCCTCGAACTGCTCAAGGAATACATGGACGCAATTCCGAATGCGGATGTTCATGTGGTACGCAATGGACACTTCGGGGAAGAAAATAAGTTCGAGCTTTACAACGGCTCCAAGCTGCGCACGGCGGTAGAGGAACGCGGCGGGAAATCGGTGACATTCCCGGACATGGCCGACCGTGTGAGCGATGACATTTACAGCAAGCGCATGAGCATTGCGGTAGCACTCAAGGAATTGCCCATTGGCAACCGTGCGGAGCTTACGCGGTGGCGCAACGAGGCCAAAAAGGTATTGGAGGCCGTAGTCCATGAGTGA
- a CDS encoding plasmid mobilization protein produces the protein MPFETQGPEPLDAVINVRLTAAEKARLKEDADLAGLSMSELVRRRYFGRPIIANADAVMLKELRRIGGLLKHIHNESGGIYNKDTAGALVALKAYIGKLSRDRQEG, from the coding sequence ATGCCATTTGAAACACAGGGGCCGGAACCGCTGGACGCCGTTATCAATGTACGGCTGACCGCAGCGGAGAAGGCCCGCTTGAAAGAGGATGCCGACCTTGCCGGGTTGAGCATGTCCGAGCTTGTCCGCCGCCGCTACTTCGGCAGGCCGATCATTGCCAACGCTGACGCCGTGATGCTCAAGGAGCTGCGGCGCATCGGTGGATTGCTCAAGCACATCCACAACGAAAGCGGAGGCATTTACAACAAGGACACAGCCGGGGCACTTGTGGCCCTGAAAGCCTACATCGGGAAACTGAGCCGTGATCGTCAAGAAGGTTAA